A single genomic interval of Arachis duranensis cultivar V14167 chromosome 7, aradu.V14167.gnm2.J7QH, whole genome shotgun sequence harbors:
- the LOC107496060 gene encoding uncharacterized protein LOC107496060, producing MSDDIDGWANIHDYILKEIAEHFYSYDDFIQLRLVCKQWSLKLPEISSEILWLVVPEESSSTHIYEDEEIYHLMNLPIADEVPLDIQSLDEDEIHHLKLPEMQNKLIRGSFGGWLIVLDIYQGSMYMLNAFTKVRLDLPPISTFPDIIDYNPNNYGFEYTVRYLDYDNRDDYRMSSSLQNRVHVWKVIINSCPSNDNEDFLAVAMYGPRCTLAFYKPNDKRWLDLLTRKPSFHDVISFHDVIFFGEKIYAVEEGGQLYEFDTNTKSGPVGGIHEAKPPSDAAVGPYQLKYLDGCANGSLLMLARHFMDLSHWTYKFDIYELKKNAKEWSRLDSLKNYALMIGLNSSVQLLPASLQTKGNQIYFTDNLIDLKSWHSAEYQDIGIFNLDDGSCQTLLCEEKFMCPPVWCYSSSFL from the coding sequence ATGAGTGACGACATTGATGGATGGGCAAACATTCATGATTACATCTTGAAGGAAATTGCAGAGCACTTCTATTCGTACGATGATTTCATCCAACTTCGTTTAGTTTGCAAGCAATGGAGCTTGAAACTTCCAGAGATCTCCAGCGAGATTTTGTGGCTGGTGGTACCTGAAGAATCTTCCAGTACTCATATTTATGAAGACGAGGAGATCTACCATCTCATGAACTTACCTATTGCTGATGAAGTACCGCTTGATATTCAGTCTCTTGATGAAGACGAGATCCACCATCTCAAGCTACCAGAGATGCAGAACAAATTGATCCGTGGTTCTTTTGGTGGATGGTTGATCGTCCTAGATATATACCAAGGTTCGATGTATATGTTAAATGCATTTACAAAGGTCCGTTTAGATCTTCCTCCAATATCAACTTTTCCGGATATAATTGACTACAATCCTAACAATTATGGCTTTGAATATACTGTGCGGTATTTGGATTATGACAATAGGGATGATTACCGGATGTCGAGTAGTTTACAAAATAGAGTCCATGTTTGGAAGGTTATTATAAATTCATGTCCTAGCAATGACAATGAAGATTTTTTGGCAGTGGCCATGTATGGACCTCGTTGTACATTAGCCTTTTACAAACCAAATGATAAGAGATGGTTAGATCTTTTAACTAGAAAACCGTCGTTTCATGATGTCATATCGTTTCATGATGTCATATTTTTTGGAGAGAAGATATATGCAGTAGAAGAAGGTGGCCAGCTATACGAATTTGATACAAACACAAAATCAGGGCCTGTAGGTGGTATTCATGAAGCCAAACCTCCCTCTGATGCTGCGGTGGGTCCTTACCAGCTTAAATATTTGGATGGGTGTGCTAATGGAAGTTTATTGATGTTGGCGAGACATTTTATGGATCTAAGTCACTGGACTTACAAATTTGATATCTATGAATTAAAGAAGAATGCAAAAGAATGGTCCAGACTAGATAGTTTGAAAAATTACGCACTGATGATTGGACTCAACTCTTCTGTTCAATTGCTGCCTGCAAGTCTTCAAACCAAAGGAAATCAAATCTACTTTACAGATAACCTAATAGATTTGAAATCGTGGCACTCTGCCGAATATCAAGATATTGGCATCTTCAACTTGGACGATGGAAGTTGTCAAACACTATTATGCGAAGAAAAGTTCATGTGTCCTCCTGTCTGGTGTTATTCTAGCTCATTTCTTtag